The Panicum virgatum strain AP13 chromosome 5K, P.virgatum_v5, whole genome shotgun sequence genome has a window encoding:
- the LOC120707942 gene encoding NADPH-dependent diflavin oxidoreductase 1-like, producing the protein MAPSAAEADSAASSSGRLLVLYASQTGNAMDAAERVGREAERGGCPAVDVLSMDGFDPSRLPSKRFVVFVVSTTGQGDPPDSMKGFWRYLLRKDLGAQWLKGVRHAVFGLGDSGYQKYNFAAKKLDRRLSHLGAERVVEIGLGDDQHPSGYEGALDPWLLSLWKSLNETNQSLLPRVSDINDPNLSTLGDPKAHVIYYSSNEVSQDSILSDPQKIINSARTMSPALQFHNDGGPPYMLQMVANQRLTVEGSDRDVRHFELEDPSSAISYKTGDALEILPSQNPSAVDAFIERCNLDPDCYVTIQGKSDDKISKGSAVSSLMDRIKLKTFVALTMDIASASPRRYFFEVMSFFATAEHEKEKLQYFASPEGRDDLYQYNQKESRTVLEVLEDFPSVQMPFEWLVQLTPPLKKRAFSISSSPLAHPNQIHLTVSIVSWLTPFKRTRHGLCSTWLAGLNPRKDNFIPCWIRQGSLPPPHPSVPLVLIGPGTGCAPFRAFVEERAAQTVAEPTAPVLFFFGCRNQDNDFLYKDFWLTHAQDEGVLSSKKGGGLFVAFSRDQPQKVYVQHKIKEQSARVWNLLLSGAAVYIAGSSTKMPADVTAALEEVICKEHGVKKEDASKWLRDLERVGRFNIETWS; encoded by the exons ATGGCGCCGTCGGCCGCGGAGGCGGACTCGGCGGCGTCCTCCAGCGGCCGCCTCCTCGTGCTCTACGCCTCGCAAACAGGGAACGCCATGGACGCCGCGGAGCGCGTCGGCCGCGAGGCGGAGCGCGGGGGCTGCCCCGCCGTCGACGTGCTCTCCATGGACGGCTTCGATCCC AGTCGGTTGCCGAGCAAGCGGTTCGTGGTCTTCGTCGTGTCCACCACGGGGCAGGGGGACCCCCCGGATTCCATGAAG GGGTTTTGGAGATACCTGCTTCGGAAGGATCTGGGCGCGCAATGGCTTAAGGGGGTCCGTCATGCAGTGTTTGGACTCGGGGATTCAGGCTACCAGAAGTACAAT TTTGCCGCAAAGAAGCTTGATAGAAGGCTTTCACATCTTGGTGCAGAACGAGTTGTAGAGATAGGCTTGGGAGACGATCAGCATCCTTCTGG ATATGAAGGGGCTTTAGATCCTTGGTTGCTGTCTTTGTGGAAGTCTCTGAATGAAACTAATCAGTCACTCTTACCTAGAGTATCTGATATCAATGATCCTAATTTGAGTACTTTGGGGGATCCAAAAGCTCATGTCATATATTACTCTTCCAATGAGGTTTCACAAGATTCTATACTTTCAG ACCcgcaaaaaataataaatagtgCAAGAACAATGTCCCCTGCGCTACAGTTTCATAATGATGGAGGGCCTCCTTACATGCTTCAAATG GTAGCAAATCAGCGCCTGACTGTGGAAGGTTCTGACAGAGATGTTCGCCACTTTGAGTTGGAAGATCCATCCTCT GCCATCAGTTATAAAACTGGCGATGCTCTAGAAATACTGCCAAGTCAAAATCCATCAGCTGTTGATGCCTTCATTGAACGCTGTAACTTGGATCCAGATTGTTACGTAACA ATTCAAGGGAAAAGTGATGATAAAATTTCCAAGGGTTCAGCTGTGAGTAGCCTGATGGATCGCATCAAATTGAAGACCTTTGTTGCTTTGACAATGGATATTGCATCAGCATCCCCTCGGCGGTACTTCTTTGAG GTCATGAGCTTTTTTGCAACAGCTGAACATGAAAAGGAGAAACTTCAGTATTTTGCTTCTCCTGAGGGAAGAGATGACCTTTACCAGTACAATCAGAAGGAGAGTAGGACTGTTCTAGAA GTGTTGGAGGATTTTCCTTCAGTTCAAATGCCTTTTGAATGGTTGGTGCAACTAACACCTCCATTGAAGAAAAGAGCCTTTTCCATCTCATCATCCCCATTGGCACATCCGAATCAAATACACTTGACTGTTAGCATTGTATCATGGCTTACTCCTTTCAAGAGAACACGTCATGGGCTCTGTTCTACTTGGCTGGCTGGGCTCAATCCAAGAAAAG ACAATTTTATCCCATGTTGGATACGCCAAGGATCCCTGCCTCCTCCACATCCATCAGTTCCTCTTGTGCTTATCGGACCAGGAACAGGATGTGCGCCATTCCGTGCATTTGTGGAGGAAAGAGCTGCACAGACTGTAGCAGAACCAACGGCCCCAGTTCTATTCTTTTTTGGCTGTAGGAATCAAGATAATGATTTTCTATACAAGGATTTCTGGTTAACTCATGCCCAGGATGAGGGGGTGCTTTCCTCAAAAAAAGGTGGCGGTTTGTTTGTTGCTTTTTCCAGGGATCAGCCCCAAAAGGTCTATGTACAACATAAGATAAAGGAACAGAGTGCAAGAGTCTGGAACTTATTACTCTCTGGTGCTGCGGTGTACATTGCTGGCTCGTCAACAAAAATGCCTGCTGATGTTACAGCCGCACTAGAAGAAGTAATCTGTAAAGAACATGGTGTCAAAAAAGAGGACGCCTCAAAATGGCTCAGGGATCTAGAAAGGGTTGGTAGATTTAACATTGAGACTTGGTCATAG
- the LOC120707943 gene encoding WRKY transcription factor 23-like, which translates to MENLQGGDDEPHALPGFPYFSVPSPLPVLDDAPPMSLSSSDDNQHGALAALQQAACNSLQLPPLPGPDQLQAAAATVAPATMILPPMVDWSSLLQQAGLMVGSPPVPGLHQQAAAAAAAASVQQLDQSGENYCGEAAGSSGGTAGKEKARSSGAGRSSAAAAGKKKVSRPRFAFQTRSANDILDDGYRWRKYGQKAVKNSAHPRSYYRCTHHTCNVKKQVQRLAKDTSIVVTTYEGVHNHPCEKLMEALSPILKQLQFLSQF; encoded by the exons ATGGAGAACCTACAAGGAGGAGACGACGAGCCGCACGCGCTCCCCGGCTTCCCCTACTTCTCCGTGCCGTCGCCGCTCCCAGTGCTTGATGATGCGCCGCCGATGAGCCTATCGTCGTCGGATGACAACCAGCACGGTGCCCTCGCCGCactccagcaggcggcgtgcaACAGCCTGCAGCTTCCCCCCCTGCCGGGCCCTGATCAGCTGCAGGCGGCCGCCGCGACAGTGGCGCCGGCGACGATGATTCTCCCGCCGATGGTGGACTGGTCGTCGCTGCTGCAGCAGGCCGGCCTGATGGTGGGCTCCCCGCCCGTGCCGGGGCTGcaccagcaggcggcggcggcggcggcggcggcgtctgtgCAGCAGTTGGACCAGAGCGGGGAGAACTACTGCGGCGAGGCCGCGGGGAGCAGCGGTGGCACTGCTGGCAAGGAGAAggcgaggagcagcggcgccgggaggtcttcggcggcggcggcggggaagaagaaggtgagCCGGCCGCGGTTCGCGTTCCAGACGCGGAGCGCCAACGACATCCTGGACGACGGCTACCGGTGGAGGAAGTACGGGCAGAAGGCCGTCAAGAACAGCGCCCACCCCAG GAGCTACTACCGGTGCACCCACCACACGTGCAACGTGAAGAAGCAGGTGCAGCGCCTGGCCAAGGACACGAGCATCGTGGTCACCACGTACGAGGGCGTCCATAACCACCCCTGCGAGAAGCTCATGGAGGCGCTCAGCCCCATCCTCAAGCAGCTCCAGTTCCTCTCGCAGTTTTAA
- the LOC120707944 gene encoding 50S ribosomal protein L20-like, whose product MNKGKIFKLAKGFRGRAKNCIRIARERVEKALQYSYRDRRNKKRDMRSLWIERINAGTRLHGVNYGNFMHGLMKENIQLNRKVLSELSMHEPYSFKALVDVSRTAFPGNRPVKKEGLAAIL is encoded by the exons ATGAACAAGGGAAAGATTTTCAAGTTGGCTAAGGGATTTAGAGGAAGGGCAAAGAATTGCATAAGGATAGCAAGGGAGAGGGTTGAGAAAGCCTTGCAATATTCCTACAGGGACAGGCGTAACAAGAAGAGGGATATGCGATCCCTTTGGATCGAGCGCATCAATGCTGGCACACGATTGCACGGG GTGAATTATGGCAACTTTATGCATGGATTGATGAAGGAGAACATCCAACTCAACAGGAAGGTGCTCTCAGAGCTGTCAATGCATGAACCTTACAGCTTCAAGGCGCTTGTTGATGTATCCCGCACGGCATTTCCAGGGAACAGACCTGTCAAAAAGGAGGGTCTAGCAGCTATCCTATGA